From the genome of Bubalus bubalis isolate 160015118507 breed Murrah chromosome 2, NDDB_SH_1, whole genome shotgun sequence, one region includes:
- the LOC123465290 gene encoding transmembrane protein 126A — translation MENHEPEGTIIKENLIDIIARKINQLPEAERNLLENGSTYVGLNAALCGLIANSLFRRILHVTQARIAAGLPMAVIPFLTANASYKGFVSLPLNTGDLQCETCTVTRGGLVGLVFGGLYPVFLAIPVNGGLAARYNSALLPEKGNILNYWIRISKPVFRKMLFPILLQTGFAAYLGSRQYKLLIKALQLPEPGLEIE, via the coding sequence ATGGAAAATCATGAACCAGAAGGTACTATCATCAAGGAGAACTTAATTGATATCATAGCCAGAAAAATTAACCAACTCCCAGAAGCAGAACGGAATCTGCTTGAAAATGGATCAACATATGTTGGACTTAATGCTGCTCTCTGTGGCCTAATAGCAAATAGTCTTTTTCGCCGCATCTTACATGTGACACAGGCTCGTATAGCTGCTGGCTTACCAATGGCAGTGATCCCATTTTTGACAGCAAATGCATCTTACAAAGGTTTTGTAAGTTTACCTTTGAATACAGGTGATCTGCAGTGTGAAACCTGCACCGTAACACGAGGTGGACTGGTTGGTCTTGTTTTCGGTGGCCTGTACCCTGTTTTCTTGGCTATCCCTGTGAATGGTGGCCTAGCAGCTAGGTATAATTCAGCCCTGCTGCCAGAGAAAGGAAACATCTTAAATTACTGGATTAGGATTTCTAAGCCTGTCTTTAGAAAGATGTTATTTCCCATTTTGCTCCAGACTGGGTTTGCTGCATACCTCGGGTCTAGACAATATAAACTACTTATAAAGGCTCTTCAGTTACCAGAACCTGGCCTAGAAATTGAGTGA